One genomic window of [Clostridium] scindens ATCC 35704 includes the following:
- a CDS encoding diacylglycerol/lipid kinase family protein yields MYIFITNPNARSGLGHKIWDNIETVLKKRGVSYQVYFTKYQQHATKIVRQITSDHERHNIIVLGGDGTVNEVINGIDGLANVTLGYIPIGSSNDFARGLGLPADPLKALENILAPVRHLAINIGVLEYGDKRRRFSVSTGLGFDAGVCHEVMVSRLKVFLNKIKLGKLSYAGVALHRMASLDPKDMTVIMDGTRKLDCHKVYFATAMNLGYEGGGFKFCPKADCADDLLDIIVISDMPKIKALVLLPTAFKGWHVFFRGIHIYNCKEIEIISEKALPVHADGEPIFLQKRIKACLESEKLRIIGAPE; encoded by the coding sequence ATGTATATATTCATAACCAATCCCAACGCCCGCTCCGGGCTGGGGCATAAGATATGGGATAATATCGAGACCGTTCTGAAGAAAAGAGGCGTCTCCTACCAGGTATATTTTACAAAATACCAGCAGCACGCCACCAAGATCGTCCGACAGATTACCTCTGACCATGAGCGCCACAATATTATCGTGCTGGGTGGCGATGGAACGGTAAATGAAGTGATCAACGGCATTGACGGCCTGGCAAACGTTACGCTGGGCTATATTCCGATCGGTTCAAGCAACGATTTTGCTCGGGGCTTAGGACTTCCTGCCGACCCTTTGAAGGCGCTTGAAAATATCCTGGCACCCGTCCGCCATCTTGCGATCAATATAGGCGTGCTCGAATACGGGGATAAAAGACGGCGCTTTTCCGTAAGCACCGGACTTGGATTTGACGCGGGGGTTTGCCATGAAGTTATGGTATCCCGTCTGAAGGTCTTTCTAAACAAGATAAAATTGGGGAAACTTTCTTATGCAGGAGTCGCCCTTCACCGCATGGCCTCCCTTGATCCGAAGGATATGACGGTAATCATGGACGGCACCCGGAAACTGGATTGCCATAAAGTATACTTTGCCACTGCCATGAATCTGGGCTATGAAGGCGGCGGATTCAAATTCTGCCCCAAAGCTGACTGCGCGGATGATCTTCTGGATATCATCGTCATCTCAGACATGCCCAAGATCAAGGCGCTTGTGCTTCTCCCCACTGCGTTTAAGGGGTGGCACGTATTTTTTAGAGGCATTCACATCTATAACTGCAAAGAGATTGAAATCATCAGCGAGAAAGCGCTGCCCGTACACGCGGACGGAGAGCCTATCTTCCTGCAGAAACGGATAAAAGCATGCCTTGAGTCAGAAAAATTACGCATTATCGGTGCTCCCGAATAA
- a CDS encoding phosphatase PAP2 family protein — MKAIETTKKIVKRYSHAWVFLYAFIYMPWFLYLERRTGVDYYIIHSPIDNYIPFVEYFIVPYLLWFLFIAVTVGYFFFTDKWGFYRLCAFLFTGMTLFLLICTFFPNGLNLRPVVFERNNIFVDLVKTLYSTDTPTNVLPSIHVFNSIGVSIAIAHSNALKKHRMVQCSAYLLAMLIIMSTVFLKQHSVTDVIAAIAMACIIYPFVYVTQEKKAPKLSHQPI, encoded by the coding sequence ATGAAAGCCATAGAAACAACGAAAAAGATAGTAAAACGCTATAGTCATGCATGGGTGTTCTTATACGCATTCATCTATATGCCATGGTTTCTGTACCTGGAGAGGCGTACCGGAGTCGATTATTATATCATCCACTCACCGATTGATAATTATATTCCTTTCGTAGAATATTTTATAGTTCCCTATCTATTATGGTTTCTGTTTATTGCCGTAACGGTAGGCTACTTTTTCTTTACGGACAAATGGGGTTTCTATCGGCTGTGCGCATTCTTATTCACGGGAATGACGCTTTTCCTGCTGATATGCACGTTCTTCCCGAACGGGCTGAATCTTCGTCCTGTTGTATTTGAAAGAAATAATATTTTTGTTGATCTCGTCAAAACCCTATACAGTACGGATACGCCGACCAACGTGCTGCCAAGCATACACGTATTCAACTCCATCGGCGTCAGCATCGCGATTGCCCACAGCAATGCCTTGAAGAAGCACCGCATGGTACAATGCAGCGCTTACCTGCTGGCTATGCTGATTATAATGTCCACCGTATTCTTGAAGCAGCATTCCGTAACAGACGTTATCGCTGCCATTGCGATGGCATGCATTATCTATCCGTTCGTATACGTGACACAGGAAAAGAAAGCGCCAAAGTTATCACACCAGCCAATCTAA
- a CDS encoding glycerophosphodiester phosphodiesterase, which produces MIWLIITIAVILLYLFALAPRLSRRDAMRAFFGTMFAHRGYHCKERGIPENSMKAFCAAIARGYGIELDLHLTKDGRLAVFHDDTLERMCGRTDTVEELTSLELSSCTLLDTDETIPMFEDVLTLVRGRVPLLIELKIPTASLQICEEVLRQMRNYQGPFLIQSFNTMGLRWFKLHATDLLRGQLSSNLTAKKTRESWFLKFMVKYLLANFLGRPDFISYKLADLPVMNVWILKHIFHTPVAVWTLKTPEALFDGKKCYDIQIFEKSYENY; this is translated from the coding sequence ATGATATGGCTTATCATCACGATCGCAGTCATCCTGCTTTATCTATTTGCCCTCGCGCCCAGGCTCTCCCGCCGTGATGCCATGCGCGCCTTTTTCGGCACCATGTTCGCCCACAGGGGCTATCACTGCAAGGAGCGAGGCATACCGGAAAATTCTATGAAGGCGTTTTGCGCCGCCATCGCCAGAGGATATGGCATAGAACTGGATCTTCACCTGACAAAAGACGGCCGTCTTGCCGTCTTCCACGACGATACGCTGGAACGCATGTGTGGAAGAACTGACACGGTGGAAGAACTGACTTCCCTGGAACTGTCTTCCTGCACTCTTCTAGATACGGATGAAACGATCCCCATGTTCGAAGATGTTCTCACTCTTGTAAGAGGCCGGGTTCCCTTGCTGATAGAACTTAAGATTCCAACCGCCTCCCTTCAGATATGCGAAGAAGTCTTAAGACAGATGCGAAACTATCAGGGCCCCTTCCTGATCCAGTCCTTCAACACCATGGGACTTCGCTGGTTCAAGCTTCATGCCACGGATCTGTTAAGAGGCCAGCTTTCATCCAACCTGACCGCTAAAAAGACCCGGGAATCCTGGTTCTTAAAATTCATGGTCAAGTATCTGCTTGCAAACTTCCTTGGCAGGCCTGACTTTATATCTTATAAACTGGCAGACCTCCCTGTGATGAATGTCTGGATATTGAAGCATATCTTCCATACGCCGGTTGCTGTATGGACGCTTAAGACTCCCGAGGCGCTTTTTGACGGGAAAAAGTGTTATGATATCCAGATTTTTGAAAAATCCTATGAAAATTATTAA
- the mutY gene encoding A/G-specific adenine glycosylase → MRYNSIIPGIFLERPNRFIAYIDINGKKETVHVKNTGRCAELLRPGARVYLQESDNPDRKTRWDLIAVEKETDQGSVRLVNMDSQAPNQVVKEWIEKGGLIKGATLVKPEYTYGISRIDLYVETNERKILIEVKGVTLEEEGRVRFPDAPSERAVKHVEELKAAVRQGYEAYVFFVIQMRDVRYFTPNTDTHPAFAKALREAAEGGVRVVAYDCEVSPDAIQIAQEVPVVLENPILNEMAEPLMAWYRNHKRDLPWRRNPDAYRVWVSEIMLQQTRVEAVKSYYERFLRELPTVEALARAEEDTLLKLWEGLGYYNRVRNMQKAAQQIMIDYHGRFPDTYEEIRSLKGIGNYTAGAISAFAFGIPKPAVDGNVLRVVSRLTGSREDIMKQSVRKKMEEALEKVIPADGASDFNQGLIELGAIVCVPNGEPKCGECPVAHLCEARKQGTACEIPVKSKGKARKMEKRTVLLFKDGQRLAIQKRPSKGLLAGLYEFPNEPGHMTMKEVTEYSKSIGLMPIRVKKLDTAKHIFSHIEWHMTGYEVMVDELEKTNQKDFLFIHPEEIEKKYSMPSAFEKYTRYAGIKKD, encoded by the coding sequence ATGAGATACAATAGCATCATACCGGGGATATTCCTGGAACGTCCAAACCGGTTTATCGCATATATCGATATCAACGGAAAAAAAGAAACCGTCCATGTAAAGAATACGGGACGGTGCGCCGAACTTTTAAGGCCCGGGGCAAGGGTCTACCTGCAGGAGTCCGACAATCCGGACCGGAAGACCAGATGGGATCTGATCGCGGTGGAAAAAGAGACGGATCAGGGAAGCGTCAGGCTGGTAAATATGGATTCCCAGGCGCCAAACCAAGTGGTTAAGGAATGGATTGAAAAAGGCGGCCTGATCAAAGGAGCAACTTTGGTAAAGCCAGAGTATACTTATGGCATTTCCAGGATAGACCTGTATGTAGAGACGAATGAACGGAAGATATTGATCGAGGTCAAGGGGGTGACGCTGGAAGAAGAGGGAAGAGTGCGTTTTCCCGATGCCCCAAGCGAACGTGCCGTGAAGCATGTAGAAGAGTTGAAAGCCGCGGTAAGGCAAGGTTATGAAGCCTATGTGTTTTTTGTCATCCAGATGAGAGATGTCCGCTACTTTACACCCAATACGGATACCCATCCGGCGTTCGCGAAAGCCTTAAGGGAAGCGGCAGAAGGAGGCGTCCGCGTGGTTGCCTATGACTGCGAGGTAAGCCCTGACGCGATCCAGATCGCCCAAGAGGTGCCGGTCGTGCTTGAGAACCCAATCCTGAACGAGATGGCAGAGCCTCTTATGGCGTGGTACCGCAATCATAAGCGGGATCTTCCGTGGAGGAGGAATCCGGACGCCTACCGGGTGTGGGTGTCTGAGATCATGCTTCAGCAGACCAGGGTGGAGGCGGTAAAGTCTTATTATGAGAGATTCTTGCGGGAACTCCCGACGGTAGAGGCACTTGCAAGGGCAGAAGAAGATACGCTCCTGAAACTATGGGAAGGCCTCGGCTACTATAACCGGGTAAGAAACATGCAGAAAGCCGCCCAGCAGATCATGATAGACTATCATGGCCGTTTTCCGGATACTTATGAAGAGATCCGTTCTTTAAAAGGAATCGGCAATTATACGGCTGGGGCTATCAGCGCATTTGCCTTTGGCATCCCCAAGCCAGCGGTGGACGGCAATGTGCTCCGAGTGGTATCCAGACTTACGGGAAGCCGGGAGGATATCATGAAGCAGAGCGTGCGCAAGAAGATGGAGGAGGCATTGGAGAAGGTAATTCCGGCGGATGGAGCCAGCGATTTTAACCAGGGGCTGATCGAACTGGGAGCTATCGTGTGCGTGCCCAACGGTGAGCCGAAATGCGGCGAATGTCCAGTGGCGCATCTATGCGAGGCGAGGAAGCAGGGGACGGCCTGCGAGATACCAGTAAAGAGCAAGGGGAAAGCTCGGAAGATGGAGAAGCGGACCGTGCTTCTATTCAAGGATGGACAAAGGCTTGCCATACAGAAGAGGCCGTCTAAGGGACTTCTTGCAGGACTGTATGAATTCCCGAACGAGCCTGGCCACATGACGATGAAAGAAGTAACTGAATATAGCAAATCCATCGGCCTAATGCCCATCCGTGTAAAGAAGCTGGATACGGCAAAGCATATCTTCAGCCATATCGAATGGCATATGACCGGCTATGAAGTAATGGTAGATGAGTTGGAGAAGACTAACCAGAAAGATTTTCTTTTCATACATCCGGAAGAAATCGAGAAGAAATATTCTATGCCCTCCGCGTTTGAGAAATATACCCGTTATGCAGGAATCAAGAAAGACTAA
- a CDS encoding bacteriohemerythrin, producing the protein MYAEFSENLITGNEMIDSQHKELIEKMNQLLESCENGNDKLTAVKTLDYLEDYTDYHFKAEEQLQRDIDYPGYEKHIAQHEIFKNTIKDLEEMLQEEEGPSNAFVEKVEENIVKWFYTHIEGFDRSVAEYKFMRENNERL; encoded by the coding sequence ATGTATGCAGAATTCAGTGAAAATCTTATCACAGGTAATGAAATGATAGATTCCCAGCACAAGGAACTAATCGAAAAAATGAACCAGCTTCTGGAAAGCTGCGAGAATGGAAATGACAAGTTAACCGCAGTAAAGACGCTGGACTATCTCGAGGACTACACAGATTACCATTTCAAGGCAGAAGAACAGCTGCAAAGAGATATCGACTATCCGGGCTACGAAAAGCATATCGCGCAGCACGAGATATTCAAGAACACCATCAAGGATTTAGAAGAGATGCTGCAGGAAGAAGAAGGCCCATCCAACGCGTTCGTTGAAAAGGTAGAAGAAAACATTGTAAAATGGTTCTATACCCATATCGAGGGCTTCGACCGTTCCGTTGCTGAATATAAATTCATGCGCGAGAACAATGAGCGTCTGTAG
- a CDS encoding Rpn family recombination-promoting nuclease/putative transposase — translation MSEFIMKPKVDFCFKELMEEPEVRRGFISAVLGIRPEDIVNTTLLPTHLRKESQEEKLGILDVRVLLNGNVQINMEMQMAPFELWAERSLFYLGKMYVDQIKAGEDYDVLKKCIHIGILDFVMFEEDVEFYSRFHIWEDVRRRKYTDKLEVHILELPKLEKYGYPETELLKWARFINAERKEELEMIAKTDKFLGKAYEALTNLSADEQKRLEYEAREKAIRDYNYQMKSNWNAGHEQGIKQGIKQGEQSGEARMARLAQQLLQSKRLEELERALEDTEYRMLLFEEFHI, via the coding sequence ATGAGTGAATTTATAATGAAGCCCAAAGTAGACTTTTGCTTTAAGGAATTGATGGAGGAGCCGGAGGTGCGGCGGGGGTTTATCTCAGCGGTGCTTGGAATCAGGCCGGAGGATATTGTTAATACTACGCTGCTTCCCACTCATCTGAGGAAGGAAAGCCAAGAAGAAAAATTGGGGATCCTCGATGTGCGGGTTCTTCTCAATGGCAATGTCCAGATCAACATGGAGATGCAGATGGCGCCTTTTGAATTGTGGGCGGAGCGGTCGCTTTTTTATTTGGGAAAGATGTATGTTGACCAGATAAAAGCAGGAGAAGATTATGACGTACTAAAGAAGTGTATACATATAGGCATACTGGACTTCGTAATGTTTGAGGAAGATGTAGAGTTTTATTCAAGGTTCCATATCTGGGAGGATGTAAGGCGCAGGAAGTATACGGACAAATTAGAAGTACATATACTGGAACTGCCCAAATTAGAGAAATATGGATATCCGGAGACGGAACTGCTGAAGTGGGCACGCTTTATCAATGCAGAGAGGAAGGAGGAACTGGAGATGATAGCAAAGACGGATAAATTCCTGGGAAAGGCTTATGAGGCTTTAACGAATCTTAGTGCGGATGAGCAGAAACGGCTGGAGTATGAAGCCAGGGAGAAAGCGATCAGGGACTATAATTATCAGATGAAAAGTAATTGGAATGCGGGACATGAGCAAGGAATAAAACAAGGAATAAAACAGGGCGAGCAGTCTGGGGAAGCGCGTATGGCCCGGCTGGCCCAGCAGTTACTCCAGTCAAAGCGATTGGAAGAACTGGAACGGGCGTTGGAGGATACGGAATATAGAATGCTGCTGTTTGAAGAATTTCATATATAG
- a CDS encoding DUF3878 family protein: MIHEDSERQYFSGGIEGLPKAFGRLDMEESIHCYQYHQIGHFWVKGQEQWRQLAYMIGTIYDKYEYPGEKVLSRKEKELLRLMEFAPFREWSPINESLEDRYPATYEGIERMMALSKEAGDNSYARLLRICRKHPSKRIEHFLSRRLLSHKREKLYVLIWHKLKAASEAYDKRDYGSSQNEDIKTKRRVIDSRLQSEGYSGKYPEYRKRDVQIIVTEEHPFTIMESEEFVFRTQFMVSKCIKPVKGGRNSGFFTGWGRQGKVEDTLEASLREADRMGQTKPRAHQEAVKGEDR; encoded by the coding sequence ATGATACATGAAGATAGCGAAAGGCAGTATTTTTCCGGCGGTATAGAGGGGCTGCCGAAAGCATTTGGCCGCCTTGATATGGAGGAAAGCATCCATTGCTATCAGTACCATCAGATTGGACATTTCTGGGTAAAGGGGCAGGAGCAGTGGCGCCAGCTGGCGTACATGATAGGAACGATCTATGATAAATATGAGTATCCGGGCGAAAAGGTTTTAAGCAGGAAAGAGAAAGAACTGCTAAGGCTGATGGAATTCGCGCCTTTCCGGGAATGGTCTCCGATCAATGAGTCTCTTGAGGACAGGTATCCGGCTACTTATGAGGGGATAGAACGGATGATGGCTCTTTCAAAGGAAGCGGGTGATAATTCCTATGCAAGGCTGTTGCGCATTTGCCGCAAGCATCCTTCTAAAAGGATTGAACATTTCCTGAGCCGGAGGCTCCTTTCGCACAAGCGTGAGAAACTCTATGTTTTGATCTGGCATAAGTTAAAGGCTGCGTCGGAAGCATATGATAAGAGGGATTATGGAAGCAGCCAGAATGAAGATATTAAGACGAAACGCAGAGTCATTGATTCTCGTCTTCAAAGCGAGGGATACTCGGGAAAATATCCAGAATATCGGAAGAGAGATGTTCAGATCATAGTGACGGAGGAGCATCCATTTACGATTATGGAGTCCGAGGAGTTCGTTTTCCGCACTCAGTTTATGGTATCGAAATGCATAAAACCTGTAAAAGGCGGCAGAAACAGCGGCTTTTTTACTGGCTGGGGAAGGCAGGGCAAAGTAGAAGATACGCTGGAGGCATCATTAAGAGAAGCAGATAGAATGGGACAAACGAAGCCGCGGGCGCATCAAGAAGCAGTGAAAGGAGAAGACAGATGA